A stretch of Dietzia lutea DNA encodes these proteins:
- a CDS encoding ABC transporter permease, with protein MTTSSTAPPPGAGTPPARARSKGRLFDWKLLIGFLVVAALLALSLFTGVYDVFGADDGGEMFGITRVPRTIALVLAGAAMAMSGLVMQLLTQNRFVEPTTTGTTEWAGLGLLAVLILYPEADILTRMVAAVIAAFIGTMVFFLFLRRVSLRSSLIVPIVGIMLGAVVGSVSTFIALQTDMLQSLGIWFAGSFTSVIRGQYEVLWIVALVGLAVFIVADRFTVAGLGEEISTNVGLNYNRILLVGTALISVATGVVTVVVGNLPFLGLIVPNIVSLIRGDDLRSNLPWVCLLGIGIVTVCDLVGRTVIMPFEVPVSLILGIVGSIVFVSLLLRQRSNG; from the coding sequence GTGACGACCTCTTCCACCGCTCCCCCGCCCGGAGCCGGTACGCCCCCCGCCCGCGCCCGATCGAAGGGCCGGCTCTTCGACTGGAAACTCCTGATCGGGTTCCTCGTGGTGGCCGCCCTCCTGGCGCTCTCCCTGTTCACCGGCGTCTATGACGTCTTCGGCGCCGACGACGGCGGCGAGATGTTCGGCATCACCCGGGTCCCCCGCACCATCGCCCTCGTCCTCGCCGGCGCCGCGATGGCCATGTCCGGACTCGTGATGCAGTTGCTCACCCAGAACCGCTTCGTCGAACCGACCACCACCGGGACCACCGAGTGGGCCGGGCTGGGCCTGCTCGCCGTCCTGATCCTCTACCCCGAGGCGGACATCCTCACGCGCATGGTCGCGGCCGTCATCGCCGCCTTCATCGGGACGATGGTGTTCTTCCTGTTCCTGCGCCGCGTCTCGCTGCGGTCCTCGCTCATCGTCCCGATCGTCGGCATCATGCTCGGCGCCGTGGTCGGCTCGGTCTCCACCTTCATCGCCCTGCAGACCGACATGCTGCAGAGCCTCGGCATCTGGTTCGCGGGGAGCTTCACATCCGTCATCCGCGGCCAGTACGAGGTCCTGTGGATCGTCGCCCTCGTCGGGCTCGCGGTGTTCATCGTCGCCGACCGCTTCACCGTGGCCGGCCTCGGCGAGGAGATCTCGACCAACGTCGGCCTCAACTACAACCGCATCCTGCTCGTCGGCACCGCCCTGATCTCCGTCGCCACCGGCGTCGTCACCGTCGTGGTGGGCAACCTGCCCTTCCTCGGACTCATCGTGCCCAACATCGTCTCCCTCATCCGGGGCGACGACCTGCGGTCCAACCTCCCCTGGGTGTGCCTGCTCGGCATCGGGATCGTGACCGTCTGCGACCTCGTCGGGCGGACCGTGATCATGCCGTTCGAGGTCCCCGTCTCGCTCATCCTGGGCATCGTCGGCTCGATCGTGTTCGTCTCCCTCCTGCTGAGGCAGCGCAGCAATGGATAG
- a CDS encoding oxygenase MpaB family protein: MTTVTTTASRALTGARRRVGLVVRSRIAGDDADARRHQIWLSEGERWNSPDDAISRVNGDASMFAAGLTALLLQSLHPGAMAGVAEHSDYRGDPWGRLQRTSQFIATTTFGTISDASALIRAINGAHRTVVGTDHRGRPYDARDPHLLRWVHVAEIWSFLECHRLYGREKLFASDRDEYVRQAARTGLMLGARYVPLSVRELEDALESYRPELEASPAALDARRFLLDGPPMAWTDKPAYALLREGAVAALPGWARAMLELPAGPLGSRDLGLAAGRTGVSTLRWVLDALD, translated from the coding sequence ATGACCACGGTGACGACGACCGCGTCCCGCGCCCTGACCGGCGCCCGACGCAGGGTGGGCCTGGTGGTCCGCTCGAGGATCGCCGGCGACGACGCCGACGCCCGCCGGCACCAGATCTGGCTCTCCGAGGGCGAGCGGTGGAACTCCCCCGACGACGCCATCAGCCGCGTCAACGGCGACGCCTCGATGTTCGCCGCCGGTCTCACCGCGCTCCTGCTCCAGTCCCTGCACCCCGGCGCCATGGCCGGCGTCGCCGAACACAGCGACTACCGCGGTGACCCGTGGGGCCGCCTGCAGCGCACGTCCCAGTTCATCGCGACCACCACCTTCGGCACCATCTCCGACGCCTCCGCCCTCATCCGCGCCATCAACGGCGCGCACCGCACGGTCGTGGGCACCGATCACCGCGGGCGCCCCTACGACGCCCGCGACCCCCACCTGCTGCGGTGGGTGCACGTGGCCGAGATCTGGAGCTTCCTCGAGTGCCACCGCCTCTACGGGCGCGAGAAGCTGTTCGCCTCCGACCGGGACGAGTACGTGCGCCAGGCCGCGCGGACCGGCCTCATGCTCGGCGCCAGGTACGTGCCCCTGAGCGTCCGCGAGCTCGAGGACGCCCTCGAGTCCTACCGTCCCGAGCTGGAGGCCTCCCCCGCCGCGCTCGACGCCCGCCGCTTCCTGCTCGACGGTCCTCCGATGGCGTGGACCGACAAGCCCGCGTACGCACTCCTGCGCGAGGGCGCCGTCGCGGCACTGCCCGGGTGGGCGCGCGCGATGCTCGAGCTGCCCGCCGGGCCGCTCGGTTCCCGCGACCTGGGGCTCGCGGCCGGACGCACCGGCGTGTCCACGCTGCGCTGGGTCCTCGACGCCCTGGACTGA
- a CDS encoding DUF488 family protein, with the protein MLLTVGHGRLDRDELVRLLRGAGVELLVDIRRFPGSRANEAAAKGAVPEIVGEAGIDYRWEEDLGGRRHLNAEQRRRSPDTWWRVEAFRAYSAWTRDPAFREALARIVADARERRVAVMCSESVWWRCHRRIVADVAATVHELPVGHLMHSGSITEHTPSEGLRLDEDGDPVWDG; encoded by the coding sequence ATGCTGCTCACCGTCGGACACGGCCGACTCGACCGCGACGAACTCGTCCGCCTGCTCCGCGGCGCCGGAGTCGAGCTCCTCGTGGACATCCGGCGGTTCCCCGGTAGCCGGGCGAACGAGGCGGCGGCCAAGGGCGCCGTGCCCGAGATCGTCGGCGAGGCCGGCATCGACTACCGCTGGGAGGAGGACCTCGGCGGGCGCCGACATCTCAACGCCGAACAACGACGCCGGTCGCCCGACACATGGTGGCGCGTGGAGGCGTTCCGGGCGTACAGCGCCTGGACCCGCGATCCCGCCTTCCGCGAGGCCCTCGCCCGCATCGTCGCGGACGCGCGCGAGCGGCGGGTTGCGGTGATGTGCTCGGAGTCGGTGTGGTGGCGCTGCCACCGCAGGATCGTGGCGGACGTGGCGGCGACCGTCCACGAGCTGCCGGTGGGCCACCTGATGCACTCGGGATCGATCACCGAGCACACCCCGAGCGAGGGCCTGCGGCTGGACGAGGACGGCGACCCGGTCTGGGACGGCTGA
- a CDS encoding fumarate hydratase has translation MADFLYEDLLPVGEDTTEYRLLTTEGVSTVQGPDGMTFLKVAPEAIRLLTETAMHDISHYLRSDHLAQVAKILDDPEASDNDKFVALDLLKNANIAAGGVLPMCQDTGTAIVKGERGQHVLTPGPDEEAVARGVYDAFTRLNLRYSQNAPITMWDEKNTGSNLPAQIEIGANTAPGSENAYKFLFMAKGGGSANKSFLYQETKAILNPERMMQFIEEKIRSLGTAACPPYHLAIVVGGTSAEFALKTAKLASAHYLDELPREGAMTGRGFRDTELEEKVFELTQEIGIGAQFGGKYFCHDVRVVRLPRHGASLPVAIAVSCSADRQAKAKITPEGVFLEQLEVNPGRYLPATTDAELDAATDGVSGTGKGAAVKIDLNRPMPEILAELSKHPVKTRLSLSGPLVVARDIAHSKIKERLDAGEEMPQYLKDHPVYYAGPAKTPEGMPSGSFGPTTAGRMDSYVEQFQAAGGSMVMLAKGNRSKQVTDACATYGGFYLGSIGGPAARLAQDCIKHVEIIEYEELGMEAVWKIEVEDFPAFIVVDDKGEDFFAHTGEVTLTIGKRPGL, from the coding sequence ATGGCCGACTTCCTCTACGAGGACCTTCTTCCCGTCGGGGAGGACACCACCGAGTACCGCCTTCTCACCACCGAGGGCGTCTCGACAGTGCAGGGCCCCGACGGCATGACATTCCTCAAGGTGGCCCCCGAGGCCATCCGCCTGCTCACCGAGACCGCGATGCACGACATATCCCACTACCTCCGTAGTGACCACCTCGCGCAGGTCGCCAAGATCCTCGACGATCCCGAGGCCAGCGACAACGACAAGTTCGTCGCGCTGGACCTGCTGAAGAACGCCAACATCGCCGCCGGCGGTGTGCTGCCCATGTGCCAGGACACCGGCACGGCCATCGTCAAGGGCGAGCGCGGCCAGCACGTGCTGACCCCAGGCCCGGACGAGGAGGCGGTCGCCCGCGGCGTCTACGACGCGTTCACCCGACTCAACCTGCGCTACTCGCAGAACGCGCCCATCACCATGTGGGACGAGAAGAACACCGGCTCCAACCTGCCCGCGCAGATCGAGATCGGCGCCAACACCGCACCCGGGTCCGAGAACGCGTACAAGTTCCTCTTCATGGCGAAGGGCGGTGGGTCGGCCAACAAGTCGTTCCTGTACCAGGAGACCAAGGCGATCCTGAACCCCGAGCGGATGATGCAGTTCATCGAGGAGAAGATCCGCTCCCTGGGCACCGCCGCGTGCCCGCCGTACCACCTGGCGATCGTCGTGGGCGGCACGTCGGCGGAGTTCGCGCTCAAGACCGCCAAGCTGGCCTCCGCGCACTACCTCGACGAGCTGCCCCGCGAGGGCGCGATGACCGGCCGCGGGTTCCGCGACACGGAGCTCGAGGAGAAGGTCTTCGAGCTCACGCAGGAGATCGGCATCGGCGCGCAGTTCGGCGGCAAGTACTTCTGCCACGACGTGCGTGTGGTGCGCCTGCCCCGCCACGGCGCCTCCCTGCCCGTGGCGATCGCGGTCTCGTGCTCGGCGGACCGCCAGGCCAAGGCCAAGATCACCCCGGAGGGCGTGTTCCTCGAGCAGCTCGAGGTCAACCCGGGCCGATACCTGCCGGCCACCACGGACGCGGAGCTCGACGCCGCGACCGACGGCGTCTCCGGCACGGGCAAGGGCGCGGCGGTGAAGATAGACCTCAACCGGCCGATGCCGGAGATCCTCGCCGAGCTGAGCAAGCACCCGGTCAAGACGCGGCTCTCGCTGTCCGGCCCGCTGGTCGTGGCGCGCGACATCGCGCACTCCAAGATCAAGGAGCGCCTGGACGCGGGCGAGGAGATGCCGCAGTACCTCAAGGACCACCCCGTGTACTACGCGGGCCCGGCCAAGACACCGGAGGGCATGCCGTCGGGATCGTTCGGCCCGACCACGGCCGGCCGCATGGACTCCTACGTCGAGCAGTTCCAGGCTGCCGGCGGTTCCATGGTCATGCTGGCCAAGGGGAACCGCTCCAAGCAGGTCACCGACGCGTGCGCGACGTACGGAGGCTTCTACCTGGGCTCGATCGGCGGCCCGGCCGCTCGCCTGGCGCAGGACTGCATCAAGCACGTCGAGATCATCGAGTACGAGGAACTCGGCATGGAGGCGGTGTGGAAGATCGAGGTCGAGGACTTCCCCGCGTTCATCGTGGTGGACGACAAGGGCGAGGACTTCTTCGCCCACACCGGTGAGGTCACGCTGACGATCGGCAAGCGCCCCGGCCTCTGA
- a CDS encoding multidrug effflux MFS transporter: MTSTPSPTPPPTAGTVPATTLVALALTGAIGPFATDTYLPALPLVVDEFGVTASTAQLTLTAFMVSLALGQLVIGPLSDRTGRRALLLAGAIGTALAAVVCALAPSIWVLLAGRVAQGFFGAAGVVLAKAVVVDVGRGAGVAKAFATLMAIQSVAPVLAPLVGGAVVPFGGWRGVFWLLAALAAVTAVGVAVAVPESLPAADRRPGGVRATVSGMRAVATRGAFAARVSVFVFTFGVLFAYISASPFIYQDMVGLSPTAYAIAFTVNALGILVSNLAGARLVGRFAPERLMGTGVAGMVVAIVFLVVVVALSPAGTLALAPVTVGFILLTLSIGTVLPNAVALAMQATRGNSGAGSALLGAAQFSLAALVSPLTGLAGPHSAVPMLAVMGTCAAVAVVAAWAVLSRPVRAT, from the coding sequence GTGACCTCCACCCCCTCCCCGACACCGCCTCCGACCGCCGGCACCGTCCCGGCCACGACGCTCGTCGCGCTGGCGCTGACCGGGGCGATCGGCCCCTTCGCCACCGACACCTACCTGCCGGCGCTGCCGCTGGTCGTCGACGAGTTCGGGGTCACCGCCTCGACCGCGCAACTCACGCTCACGGCGTTCATGGTGTCGCTGGCGCTGGGCCAGCTGGTGATCGGCCCGCTCTCGGACCGGACGGGCCGCCGGGCCCTCCTCCTGGCGGGCGCGATCGGGACCGCACTCGCGGCCGTCGTCTGCGCGCTCGCGCCGTCCATCTGGGTGCTGCTGGCCGGGCGGGTGGCCCAGGGCTTCTTCGGCGCCGCCGGCGTCGTGCTGGCCAAGGCCGTGGTCGTCGACGTGGGCCGGGGCGCCGGGGTGGCCAAGGCGTTCGCCACGCTCATGGCCATCCAGTCCGTCGCCCCGGTGCTCGCCCCGCTCGTCGGCGGCGCGGTGGTGCCGTTCGGCGGCTGGCGGGGCGTGTTCTGGTTGCTCGCCGCGCTGGCCGCCGTCACGGCCGTCGGCGTGGCCGTGGCCGTGCCCGAGTCGCTGCCGGCCGCGGACCGACGCCCCGGCGGCGTGCGCGCGACCGTCTCCGGCATGCGGGCGGTGGCCACGCGCGGGGCGTTCGCCGCACGCGTGTCGGTGTTCGTGTTCACCTTCGGCGTCCTGTTCGCCTACATCTCGGCCAGCCCGTTCATCTACCAGGACATGGTCGGCCTGTCGCCCACCGCCTACGCGATCGCCTTCACCGTCAACGCACTGGGCATCCTCGTGTCGAACCTCGCGGGTGCGCGGCTGGTGGGCAGGTTCGCCCCGGAGAGGCTCATGGGCACCGGGGTGGCGGGCATGGTCGTGGCGATCGTGTTCCTCGTCGTCGTCGTCGCCCTCTCCCCCGCCGGCACCCTCGCGCTGGCACCGGTCACGGTCGGGTTCATCCTGCTCACGCTGTCGATCGGTACGGTCCTGCCCAACGCGGTGGCCCTGGCCATGCAGGCCACGCGCGGTAACTCCGGCGCCGGGTCGGCGCTGCTCGGCGCCGCGCAGTTCAGCCTGGCCGCGCTGGTCTCGCCGCTGACCGGCCTCGCCGGACCGCACTCGGCCGTCCCGATGCTCGCGGTGATGGGCACGTGCGCGGCGGTCGCCGTGGTGGCCGCGTGGGCGGTGCTCAGCCGGCCAGTGCGCGCCACGTGA
- a CDS encoding ABC transporter ATP-binding protein: MITLEKVSKNYSDAVTIGPVDLEIPRGGITALVGPNGAGKSTMLTMIGRLMGLDEGVIEVAGYDVSTTRSKDLARIVSILRQENHFITRLTVRQLVGFGRFPHSKGRLTVADEEIISQAIDFLDLADLENRYLDQLSGGQRQRAYVAMVLSQQTDYVLLDEPLNNLDMRHSVQMMKHLRNAAEELGRTIVIVLHDINFASHYADHICAMKNGAVVEFGPPAEIMTDQVLSRVFDTPVTVIDGPDGKLACYY; encoded by the coding sequence GTGATCACCCTCGAGAAGGTCTCCAAGAACTACTCCGACGCGGTCACCATCGGCCCCGTCGACCTCGAGATCCCCCGCGGTGGCATCACGGCGCTCGTCGGCCCGAACGGGGCCGGCAAGTCCACCATGCTCACCATGATCGGGCGCCTGATGGGACTCGACGAGGGCGTGATCGAGGTCGCCGGTTACGACGTGAGCACCACCAGGTCCAAGGACCTGGCGCGGATCGTGTCGATCCTGCGCCAGGAGAACCACTTCATCACCAGGCTCACCGTGCGTCAGCTCGTGGGCTTCGGCCGGTTCCCCCACTCCAAGGGCCGGCTCACGGTGGCCGACGAGGAGATCATCTCCCAGGCGATCGACTTCCTCGACCTGGCCGACCTCGAGAACCGGTACCTGGACCAGCTGTCGGGCGGGCAGCGCCAGCGCGCCTACGTGGCGATGGTCCTGAGCCAGCAGACCGACTACGTCCTGCTGGACGAGCCGCTGAACAACCTCGACATGCGGCACTCGGTCCAGATGATGAAGCACCTGCGCAACGCCGCGGAGGAGCTGGGCCGCACCATCGTGATCGTGCTGCACGACATCAACTTCGCCTCGCACTACGCGGATCACATCTGCGCCATGAAGAACGGCGCGGTGGTCGAGTTCGGCCCGCCGGCCGAGATCATGACCGACCAGGTCCTGAGCAGGGTCTTCGACACCCCGGTGACGGTCATCGACGGGCCCGACGGCAAGCTCGCCTGCTACTACTGA
- a CDS encoding siderophore ABC transporter substrate-binding protein, translating to MTSTRLRIGAVLSALALGLTACGSDGDVENTAAEGGETTTIEIEDNNGIQTVTVPPQSVVATDNRTFETLSDWGVELKAAAVSLMPGTIAYKTDESIIDLGNHREPDLEAVVAAEPDLIINGQRFTQYHDDFARLVPDATIISLDPRDGQPLDAELKRQTTALGEIFGKEAEAEQLNADLDAAIERVKAAYSADDTVMGVITSGGNINYVTPGTGRTIGPLFDVLGLTPSLEVEEGSDNHQGDDISVEAIADSNPDIMIVMDRDGGTATGADDPGYRPASELLAESQALQGVTAVREDNIVYMPADTYTNESIQTYTEFLNTLADKLEAKN from the coding sequence ATGACTTCTACACGGCTTCGTATCGGCGCTGTCCTCAGCGCGCTTGCTCTCGGTCTGACCGCCTGTGGTTCGGACGGCGACGTCGAGAACACGGCCGCCGAGGGCGGCGAGACCACGACCATCGAGATCGAGGACAACAACGGCATCCAGACCGTCACCGTCCCCCCGCAGTCCGTGGTCGCGACGGACAACCGCACGTTCGAGACGCTGTCCGACTGGGGCGTCGAGCTCAAGGCCGCAGCGGTGTCCCTGATGCCGGGCACCATCGCCTACAAGACCGACGAGAGCATCATCGACCTGGGCAACCACCGCGAGCCCGACCTCGAGGCCGTCGTCGCCGCCGAGCCGGACCTGATCATCAACGGCCAGCGCTTCACGCAGTACCACGACGACTTCGCCCGCCTGGTCCCCGACGCCACGATCATCTCCCTCGATCCGCGTGACGGACAGCCGCTCGACGCCGAGCTCAAGCGCCAGACCACCGCTCTGGGTGAGATCTTCGGCAAGGAGGCCGAGGCCGAGCAGCTCAACGCCGACCTCGACGCCGCGATCGAGCGCGTGAAGGCCGCCTACTCCGCCGACGACACCGTCATGGGCGTCATCACCTCCGGCGGCAACATCAACTACGTCACCCCGGGCACCGGCCGCACCATCGGCCCGCTGTTCGACGTCCTCGGACTCACCCCGTCGCTCGAGGTCGAGGAGGGCTCCGACAACCACCAGGGCGACGACATCTCGGTCGAGGCCATCGCCGACTCCAACCCGGACATCATGATCGTCATGGACCGCGACGGCGGCACCGCGACCGGCGCCGACGACCCGGGCTACCGACCGGCCAGCGAGCTGCTCGCCGAGTCGCAGGCGCTCCAGGGCGTCACCGCCGTCCGCGAGGACAACATCGTCTACATGCCCGCGGACACCTACACCAACGAGAGCATCCAGACGTACACCGAGTTCCTCAACACTCTGGCCGACAAGCTCGAGGCGAAGAACTGA
- a CDS encoding LGFP repeat-containing protein has translation MDRITRVLAPLALAVFTGAGLVACSSDDGPTAGDSAAPASPSAVTPAETATTTSSTPVPGPAGSPVDIPAAVAQRWEELGGEQGTLGRVTGPATEVAGGSVVDFERGAIVLTPRGRPFVVQGEILAAYREAGGPAGDLGFPTADEATTDGGWISTFEGGVITYLDGVAEVETD, from the coding sequence ATGGACAGGATCACGCGTGTCCTCGCCCCTCTCGCCCTGGCCGTGTTCACCGGTGCCGGCCTGGTGGCCTGTTCGTCCGACGACGGCCCCACCGCGGGGGACTCCGCCGCGCCGGCGTCGCCGAGCGCGGTGACGCCGGCGGAGACGGCGACGACGACGAGCTCGACCCCCGTACCCGGGCCCGCCGGTTCCCCGGTCGACATCCCGGCGGCGGTGGCTCAGCGCTGGGAGGAACTCGGTGGCGAGCAGGGCACGCTCGGCCGGGTGACGGGGCCCGCGACGGAGGTGGCGGGTGGTTCGGTCGTCGATTTCGAGCGGGGCGCGATCGTCCTGACGCCACGGGGTCGCCCGTTCGTCGTCCAGGGCGAGATCCTCGCCGCCTACCGCGAGGCGGGCGGCCCGGCGGGCGATCTCGGCTTCCCCACGGCGGACGAGGCCACCACGGATGGCGGCTGGATCTCCACGTTCGAGGGCGGCGTCATCACCTACCTCGACGGGGTCGCCGAGGTGGAGACCGACTGA
- a CDS encoding FABP family protein yields MDPASTLAPNLTPLAALLGTWKGDGAGTYPTIDDFSYTEELTFTDVGKPFLHYIQRTWAPNGSPMHTETGYLRAPRDGVAEFVLAQPTGQTELGEGTVVAEADTVVLEFDSRVVGSATAKEVVTTRRRYEIAGDRLVTTFAMAAVGVPLTHHLRAELRRL; encoded by the coding sequence ATGGACCCCGCATCGACGCTCGCCCCGAACCTCACGCCCCTGGCGGCACTTCTCGGGACCTGGAAGGGCGACGGCGCGGGGACGTACCCGACGATTGACGACTTCTCCTACACCGAGGAGCTCACGTTCACGGATGTGGGGAAGCCCTTCCTGCACTACATACAGCGGACGTGGGCACCGAACGGCTCGCCCATGCACACCGAGACGGGGTACCTCCGCGCGCCTCGCGACGGCGTGGCCGAGTTCGTCCTGGCCCAGCCCACCGGGCAGACCGAACTGGGCGAGGGCACGGTCGTCGCGGAGGCCGACACCGTGGTGTTGGAGTTCGACTCGCGCGTCGTGGGCAGTGCCACCGCCAAGGAGGTCGTCACCACCCGTCGGCGATACGAGATCGCCGGCGACCGATTGGTGACGACATTCGCGATGGCGGCCGTGGGCGTGCCCCTCACGCACCACCTGCGCGCGGAGCTGCGCCGGTTGTAA
- a CDS encoding iron chelate uptake ABC transporter family permease subunit — MPGSSSASHRESGPLPTPRSRRRYWIVLAALILLAVGFGFGILAWDNPMPIGSTGFWRVAELRTTTVVVMVIVALCQALATVSFQTVANNRIVTPSIMGFEALYVAVQTSAIYFLGAAGLMALTGLPQFVLQVALMVGLSVALYGWLLSGRYANIQVMLLIGIVIGGGLGSISTFMQRLLTPSDFDILTARLFGSMANAEVSYFPVAIPLCLFAAVMLVLSAKRLNVVSLGKDITQNLGLDHRREVMRTLFFVSILMAVSTALVGPMTFLGFLVATLAYQFADSYDHRYIFPVAALLGFVVLSGAYFIMKHVFYAQGVVSIIIEVIGGSVFLFVILRKGRL, encoded by the coding sequence ATGCCCGGGTCGTCCTCCGCATCCCATCGGGAGAGCGGCCCGCTGCCTACCCCCCGCTCCCGCCGTCGCTACTGGATCGTGCTGGCCGCCCTGATCCTGCTGGCGGTGGGGTTCGGGTTCGGCATCCTCGCCTGGGACAACCCCATGCCGATCGGTTCCACCGGCTTCTGGCGCGTGGCCGAACTCCGCACCACCACCGTCGTGGTCATGGTGATCGTCGCACTCTGCCAGGCCCTCGCCACGGTGAGCTTCCAGACCGTCGCCAACAACCGCATCGTGACCCCGTCGATCATGGGGTTCGAGGCCCTGTACGTCGCGGTCCAGACCTCGGCCATCTACTTCCTCGGCGCCGCCGGCCTCATGGCGCTGACGGGCCTTCCGCAGTTCGTCCTGCAGGTGGCGCTCATGGTGGGGCTGTCCGTGGCGCTCTACGGCTGGCTGCTCTCCGGTCGCTACGCCAACATCCAGGTCATGCTGCTCATCGGCATCGTGATCGGCGGCGGGCTCGGATCGATCTCGACGTTCATGCAGCGCCTGCTCACCCCCAGCGACTTCGACATCCTCACCGCCCGGCTGTTCGGCTCGATGGCCAACGCGGAGGTGTCCTACTTCCCGGTGGCCATCCCGCTGTGCCTGTTCGCGGCCGTCATGCTGGTGCTCAGCGCCAAGCGGCTCAACGTGGTCTCACTGGGCAAGGACATCACCCAGAACCTCGGGCTCGACCACCGCCGCGAGGTGATGCGGACGCTGTTCTTCGTCTCGATCCTCATGGCGGTGTCCACCGCCCTGGTCGGCCCGATGACGTTCCTCGGCTTCCTCGTGGCCACGCTGGCGTACCAGTTCGCCGACAGCTATGACCACCGCTACATCTTCCCCGTCGCCGCCCTGCTCGGCTTCGTCGTCCTCTCCGGCGCGTACTTCATCATGAAGCACGTCTTCTACGCGCAGGGCGTCGTCTCGATCATCATCGAGGTGATCGGCGGCTCGGTCTTCCTCTTCGTCATCCTCAGAAAGGGACGCCTGTGA
- a CDS encoding CPBP family intramembrane glutamic endopeptidase produces the protein MSPHDRVLFDRSRLREVAGVVGVLGTLVAINLTANLAELPYREWVVPLAVLAMVVVVKIRGMHWAELGLSLRHMPRGLAYGLAATVAVAVVVTAGCLIPATSPFFLSERYSDLRMAVFSALVLIPLMTVLPEEFAFRGVLQGALERSFGTTGVFVIGSLAFGLWHVTSSLGLTAGNAGLAEVLGTGLVGQLAGIGLAVAATSVAGAGFIWIRRRSRSLLAPIGLHWAFNAVGALAAALTWRALAG, from the coding sequence ATGTCTCCGCACGACCGCGTCCTGTTCGACCGCTCTCGCCTCCGGGAGGTGGCCGGGGTCGTCGGGGTCCTGGGGACGTTGGTGGCCATCAACCTCACCGCGAACCTGGCGGAGCTGCCGTACCGCGAGTGGGTCGTGCCGTTGGCCGTGCTCGCGATGGTCGTGGTCGTCAAGATCCGCGGCATGCACTGGGCCGAGTTGGGCCTGTCCCTGCGACACATGCCGCGCGGACTGGCGTACGGCCTCGCCGCGACCGTGGCCGTGGCCGTGGTGGTGACGGCCGGGTGTCTGATCCCGGCGACCAGCCCGTTCTTCCTCTCCGAGCGCTACTCGGATCTGCGGATGGCGGTGTTCTCCGCGCTCGTGCTCATCCCGTTGATGACCGTCCTGCCGGAGGAATTCGCGTTCCGCGGCGTCCTGCAGGGCGCCCTCGAGCGGTCCTTCGGCACCACAGGGGTCTTCGTGATCGGTTCGCTGGCGTTCGGTCTGTGGCACGTCACGTCGTCGTTGGGCCTGACGGCCGGCAACGCCGGGCTGGCGGAGGTCCTGGGGACGGGGCTGGTCGGTCAGCTCGCCGGGATCGGCCTGGCGGTGGCCGCGACGTCCGTGGCGGGCGCGGGGTTCATCTGGATCCGCCGCCGCAGCCGGAGTCTGCTGGCACCGATCGGCCTGCACTGGGCGTTCAACGCCGTCGGCGCGCTGGCCGCGGCGCTCACGTGGCGCGCACTGGCCGGCTGA